Proteins co-encoded in one Prevotella sp. E13-27 genomic window:
- a CDS encoding two-component regulator propeller domain-containing protein, translated as MKKLFLFVFLSVFSHAFAQTGHFISPDRFSSSLVSSICQDNLGSIWVGTDYGLNRFDGYNFGVYLHDDADSTSLSVNTITVLFSDSSGRLWVGTNRGLDRFDEATSSFKHYRFPEGLAPRVSSIIQRRDGTILVGTAGYGAFSIGKDDKLTACFTNAEQPYFIRLFEDSHGRLWKGGFNDVISYFEGEKEHKFNSTCGNVEAFIEQAGEILVLCQNGIMSYRGNQIAKANIDLSAIADKDVVFSRIAVNDEGTIYIGTRGRGVYTISADRRLVHADINTSGVDPNTSSVNSICFDRNGNLWLGLHRKGLVVVPLHPVPFSDWSFSSQGYLLGSTISSVCDGDDGMTWCTIRDIGVYGFNKSGRIVAHPASPEGVEFIFRDRQHRFWLGSNDAIYAYDPKTGRSQHKFSFECDHFKDMTSDDQGRIYISTFARGFCIFDPSTGSVRNHHFLERDSVRGYLCNNWVMGMSADRQGLIWMATASGVSCYDPRVDGFRTQGWNSILDRISCFDICELHRGRLADGRSLDGSIAIATEEGLYLYDRQKHSVERFPGSEQLNNKIVSYVVQSNDGDIWCSTSQGIWQYDLDRQVFVGHVRGNGLSQMEFLYGIGMHTDDDRIFFGHSDGLTVFSPANVSEYHPMLDSLQLSAFFVGNQKIDTRTVLNDVQITERPVNESDHFTLSYLDNTVTMAFSQFNFDNPSNVRFEMRVDDGEWLRNVEGKNDFTLSHLHPGTYRISVRAQVGSGYTPEKVIYITIRGPWYKSTVAYVIYALIVVLLLVYINFNYRRRATEQMNEEKMKFLINATHDIRSPLTLILAALKKLKSAPDDNALDTIERNSQRILNLVNQILDVRKIDKQQMHLHCKQTEFITFARGIYKMFEFSAKERNITFLFTTDDEQLDVWIDRSQFDKVVTNLLSNALKYTYEGGTIELRISHDENQMQLQVIDSGVGLDPDSLKHIFDRFYQGNNSRRMHIDGTGIGLNLCKMIVDMHHGEIQASNRADGQNGSVFTVTLPLGNAHLSEEDIDREEVEEIVADTTETKEEEKPSKATTMSSKRGSSSKRRVLIVDDDLEIGHYISTELGRYYKFGLCSNGREGLKELLTNDYDIVVSDVMMPEMDGFSMLRLIKTNLNISHLPVIMLTSKADVGNRLEGLERGADAFLAKPFDMEELHMVIENLIQGRQRLKGKYSGAQQQADKVEQPEVKGNDEQLMERIMKVINKNLSDSDFNVEILTSEVGISRAQLHRKMKEMTGLSTSEFIRNIRLEQAARLLKEQKINVTQVAYTVGFSNLAHFSTIFRKHFGVSPSEYVG; from the coding sequence ATGAAAAAACTATTTCTTTTTGTTTTCCTCTCTGTGTTTAGTCATGCTTTTGCACAGACAGGTCATTTCATATCTCCAGATCGTTTCTCAAGTAGTCTTGTATCTTCCATCTGCCAGGATAATCTCGGTTCCATTTGGGTGGGAACAGACTATGGACTGAACCGCTTCGACGGTTATAATTTCGGAGTCTATCTGCATGATGATGCTGACTCCACGTCGCTCTCTGTAAACACCATCACCGTTCTCTTCTCAGACTCGAGCGGTCGCCTGTGGGTGGGCACTAACCGTGGCCTTGACCGTTTTGATGAGGCTACCAGCAGTTTCAAGCACTATCGCTTCCCTGAAGGACTCGCACCTCGTGTGTCAAGCATCATACAGCGACGCGATGGCACCATCCTTGTAGGCACCGCAGGATATGGAGCCTTTTCTATTGGTAAAGATGATAAGCTGACAGCATGTTTCACAAATGCTGAGCAGCCCTATTTCATTCGTTTGTTTGAAGACTCTCACGGACGCTTATGGAAAGGCGGCTTCAACGATGTTATCTCTTATTTTGAGGGTGAGAAGGAACATAAGTTCAACTCCACCTGCGGCAATGTGGAGGCATTCATTGAGCAGGCAGGAGAGATACTCGTGCTTTGCCAGAACGGCATCATGTCTTATCGTGGTAATCAGATTGCGAAGGCAAACATTGACCTAAGTGCCATTGCCGACAAGGATGTTGTCTTTTCGCGTATAGCTGTCAATGATGAGGGCACTATATATATAGGTACGCGCGGAAGGGGTGTCTATACTATCTCTGCCGACCGCCGTCTTGTACATGCTGACATCAATACTTCGGGCGTAGATCCCAATACCTCGTCAGTCAACTCCATCTGTTTCGACCGTAATGGAAACCTGTGGCTTGGACTTCACCGTAAGGGTCTTGTCGTTGTGCCACTACACCCTGTACCATTCTCAGACTGGAGCTTCAGCTCGCAAGGTTATCTCCTTGGCTCAACCATCTCGTCTGTATGCGATGGCGATGACGGCATGACATGGTGCACCATTCGCGATATTGGCGTCTATGGGTTCAACAAGAGTGGTCGCATCGTAGCCCATCCAGCATCACCAGAGGGTGTGGAGTTTATCTTCCGTGACCGCCAACATCGCTTCTGGCTCGGCAGTAATGATGCTATATATGCCTACGACCCCAAGACAGGACGCTCACAGCATAAGTTCTCTTTCGAGTGTGATCACTTCAAAGATATGACAAGCGATGATCAGGGACGTATCTATATCTCCACCTTTGCGCGTGGCTTCTGTATATTCGATCCATCAACGGGTTCTGTGCGTAATCATCATTTCCTTGAGCGTGACTCTGTGCGTGGCTATCTCTGTAACAACTGGGTTATGGGTATGTCGGCCGACCGTCAGGGACTCATATGGATGGCAACAGCCTCAGGCGTGTCATGTTATGATCCGCGTGTTGATGGCTTCCGTACTCAGGGGTGGAACTCTATCCTTGACAGAATCAGCTGTTTCGACATCTGCGAACTGCATCGTGGCCGTCTTGCTGATGGCCGTTCTCTCGATGGCAGCATAGCCATTGCTACTGAGGAAGGATTGTATCTCTACGACCGGCAGAAGCATAGTGTTGAGCGTTTCCCAGGCAGTGAACAGCTTAACAACAAGATCGTTAGCTATGTAGTACAGTCAAACGACGGTGATATATGGTGCTCCACATCGCAAGGTATCTGGCAGTACGACCTTGACCGTCAGGTCTTTGTGGGCCATGTGAGGGGCAACGGACTGTCACAGATGGAGTTCCTATATGGCATAGGCATGCATACCGATGATGACCGCATCTTCTTCGGTCATAGCGACGGCCTTACCGTCTTCTCTCCTGCAAACGTCAGCGAATATCATCCAATGCTCGACTCGTTGCAGCTGTCGGCATTCTTCGTGGGCAACCAGAAAATTGACACGCGCACCGTGCTCAACGATGTTCAAATCACTGAGCGTCCAGTCAACGAGAGCGATCATTTCACGCTGAGCTATCTCGATAATACCGTGACAATGGCGTTTTCACAGTTCAATTTCGACAATCCGAGTAACGTGCGTTTCGAGATGCGTGTCGATGATGGCGAGTGGCTTCGCAATGTGGAGGGAAAGAACGATTTCACCCTCAGTCACCTGCATCCAGGCACCTATCGCATATCAGTGCGTGCGCAGGTGGGCAGTGGCTATACTCCAGAGAAGGTTATCTATATCACCATCCGCGGTCCTTGGTATAAGAGTACTGTAGCTTATGTCATCTATGCGTTGATTGTAGTGCTGCTCCTTGTTTATATCAACTTCAACTATCGTCGTCGCGCCACTGAGCAGATGAACGAGGAGAAGATGAAGTTCCTCATCAACGCTACCCACGACATACGCTCGCCGCTGACGCTTATCCTTGCAGCACTGAAGAAACTGAAGTCTGCACCCGACGATAATGCCCTCGATACCATTGAGCGCAACTCCCAACGCATACTCAATCTGGTGAACCAGATTCTCGACGTGCGTAAGATTGACAAGCAGCAGATGCATCTGCACTGCAAGCAGACGGAGTTCATAACCTTCGCGCGCGGTATATATAAGATGTTTGAATTCTCAGCTAAGGAGCGTAACATCACATTCCTGTTCACAACCGATGACGAACAGCTCGACGTGTGGATAGACCGCAGTCAGTTCGACAAGGTGGTCACCAACCTTCTCTCCAACGCCTTAAAATATACCTACGAAGGCGGCACCATCGAGCTGCGCATTAGCCATGATGAGAATCAGATGCAGCTGCAGGTCATCGATAGTGGGGTAGGACTCGACCCTGACAGCCTCAAGCATATCTTCGACCGCTTCTATCAGGGCAACAACTCGCGCCGCATGCACATCGATGGCACAGGCATCGGCCTGAACCTCTGTAAGATGATTGTCGATATGCACCACGGCGAGATACAGGCATCAAACCGTGCCGACGGTCAGAACGGTTCTGTCTTTACTGTTACCCTGCCTCTTGGCAATGCTCATCTCAGTGAGGAGGACATTGATCGCGAGGAAGTTGAGGAAATTGTTGCTGATACAACGGAGACGAAAGAAGAGGAAAAGCCATCTAAAGCCACCACAATGTCTTCGAAGCGTGGCTCCTCATCGAAGCGCCGTGTGCTCATTGTCGATGATGACCTCGAGATAGGCCATTATATCTCTACGGAACTGGGCCGTTACTACAAGTTCGGACTTTGTTCTAATGGTAGGGAGGGACTGAAAGAGCTTCTCACCAATGACTACGACATCGTTGTCAGCGACGTGATGATGCCTGAGATGGATGGCTTCTCTATGCTTCGCCTGATAAAGACAAACCTGAATATCTCTCATCTACCTGTCATAATGCTCACTTCGAAAGCCGATGTGGGCAACCGTCTCGAAGGTCTTGAGCGTGGTGCCGATGCTTTCCTTGCGAAGCCGTTTGACATGGAAGAACTGCACATGGTCATCGAGAACCTCATCCAGGGCCGTCAGCGCCTGAAGGGTAAGTACAGTGGCGCACAGCAGCAGGCCGACAAGGTGGAACAGCCTGAGGTGAAGGGTAACGACGAGCAGCTCATGGAGCGCATCATGAAAGTCATCAACAAGAACCTCTCCGATAGCGACTTCAACGTGGAGATCCTTACATCCGAGGTAGGCATAAGCCGAGCACAGCTGCACCGTAAGATGAAGGAGATGACAGGTCTCTCTACCAGTGAGTTCATACGAAACATCCGCTTGGAGCAGGCAGCACGTCTGCTGAAG